The following coding sequences are from one Macaca nemestrina isolate mMacNem1 chromosome 1, mMacNem.hap1, whole genome shotgun sequence window:
- the LOC105479222 gene encoding DENN domain-containing protein 2D isoform X1 codes for MDGLGRRLRASLRLKRGHGGPPQDNSGEALKEPERAQEHSLPNFAGGQHFFEYLLVVSLKKKRSQDDYEPIITYQFPKRENLLRGQQEEEERLLKAIPLFCFPDGNEWASLTEYPRETFSFVLTNVDGSRKIGYCRRLLPAGPGPRLPKVYCIISCIGCFGLFSKILDEVEKRHQISMAVIYPFMQGLREAAFPAPGKTVTLKSFIPDSGTEFISLTRPLDSHLEHVDFSSLLHCLSFEQILQIFASAVLERKIIFLAEGLSTLSQCIHAAAALLYPFSWAHTYIPVVPESLLATVCCPTPFMVGVQMRFQQEVMDSPMEEVLLVNLCEGTFLMSVGDEKDILPPKLQDGILDSLGQGINELKTAEQINEHVSGPFVQFFVKTVGHYASYIKREANGQGHFQERSFCKALTSKTNRRFVKKFVKTQLFSLFIQEAEKSKNPPAGYFQQKILEYEEQKKQKKPREKTVK; via the exons ATGGATGGGCTCGGCCGCCGCCTTCGAGCCAGCCTGAGACTGAAGCGCGGCCATGGGG GACCGCCCCAGGACAATTCGGGGGAAGCTTTAAAGGAACCAGAAAGGGCCCAGGAGCACTCTTTGCCCAACTTTGCTGGGGGGCAGCACTTCTTTGAATACCTTCTTGTggtttctctcaaaaaaaagcgTTCACAGGATGATTACGAGCCTATAATCACCTACCAATTTCCCAAG CGGGAGAACCTGCTTCGGGgtcagcaggaggaggaggagcggcTACTCAAAGCTATCCCCTTGTTCTGCTTCCCAGACGGGAATGAGTGGGCATCACTCACCGAGTATCCCAG GGAGACCTTCTCCTTCGTTCTGACCAATGTGGATGGGAGCAGAAAGATTGGATACTGCAGGCGCCTCTTG CCTGCTGGCCCTGGCCCTCGCCTTCCCAAAGTGTACTGCATCATCAGCTGCATCGGCTGCTTCGGCTTGTTCTCCAAG ATCCTGGATGAAGTGGAGAAGAGACATCAGATCTCCATGGCTGTCATCTACCCGTTCATGCAGGGCCTCCGAGAGGCAGCCTTCCCTGCTCCTGGGAAGACTGTCACTCTCAAGAGCTTCATCCCCGACTCAGGCACTGAG TTCATTTCACTGACACGGCCCCTGGACTCCCACCTAGAACATGTGGATTTTAGTTCTCTATTGCACTGTCTCAGTtttgaacagatacttcagatcTTTGCCTCTGCTGTGCTGGAGAGAAAAATCATCTTCCTGGCGGAAGGTCTCAG CACCCTATCTCAGTGCATCCATGCTGCTGCCGCGCTGCTCTACCCCTTCAGCTGGGCGCACACCTACATCCCTGTTGTCCCTGAGAGCCTTCTGGCCACCGTCTGCTGCCCCACCCCCTTCATGGTTGGAGTACAAATGCGCTTCCAGCAGGAGGTCATGGACAGCCCTATGGAAGAG GTCTTGCTGGTCAATCTTTGTGAAGGAACCTTCTTAATGTCG GTTGGTGATGAAAAAGACATCCTGCCACCGAAGCTTCAGGATGGCATCTTAGACTCTCTCGGTCAGGGGATCAATGAGTTAAAGA CTGCAGAACAAATCAACGAGCATGTTTCAGGCCCTTTTGTACAGTTCTTTGTCAAGACTGTGGGTCATTATGCTTCCTATATCAAGCGGGAGGCAAATGGGCAAGGCCACTTCCAAGAACGATCCTTCTGTAAGGCTCTGACCTCCAAGACCAACCGCCGATTTGTGAAGAAGTTTGTGAAGACACAGCTCTTCTCACTTTTCATCCAGGAAGCTGAGAAAAGCAAGAATCCTCCTGCAG GCTATTTCCAACAGAAAATACTTGAATATGAGgaacagaagaaacagaagaagccAAGGGAAAAAACTGTGAAATAA
- the LOC105479222 gene encoding DENN domain-containing protein 2D isoform X3, whose translation MGRENLLRGQQEEEERLLKAIPLFCFPDGNEWASLTEYPRETFSFVLTNVDGSRKIGYCRRLLPAGPGPRLPKVYCIISCIGCFGLFSKILDEVEKRHQISMAVIYPFMQGLREAAFPAPGKTVTLKSFIPDSGTEFISLTRPLDSHLEHVDFSSLLHCLSFEQILQIFASAVLERKIIFLAEGLSTLSQCIHAAAALLYPFSWAHTYIPVVPESLLATVCCPTPFMVGVQMRFQQEVMDSPMEEVLLVNLCEGTFLMSVGDEKDILPPKLQDGILDSLGQGINELKTAEQINEHVSGPFVQFFVKTVGHYASYIKREANGQGHFQERSFCKALTSKTNRRFVKKFVKTQLFSLFIQEAEKSKNPPAGYFQQKILEYEEQKKQKKPREKTVK comes from the exons ATGGGG CGGGAGAACCTGCTTCGGGgtcagcaggaggaggaggagcggcTACTCAAAGCTATCCCCTTGTTCTGCTTCCCAGACGGGAATGAGTGGGCATCACTCACCGAGTATCCCAG GGAGACCTTCTCCTTCGTTCTGACCAATGTGGATGGGAGCAGAAAGATTGGATACTGCAGGCGCCTCTTG CCTGCTGGCCCTGGCCCTCGCCTTCCCAAAGTGTACTGCATCATCAGCTGCATCGGCTGCTTCGGCTTGTTCTCCAAG ATCCTGGATGAAGTGGAGAAGAGACATCAGATCTCCATGGCTGTCATCTACCCGTTCATGCAGGGCCTCCGAGAGGCAGCCTTCCCTGCTCCTGGGAAGACTGTCACTCTCAAGAGCTTCATCCCCGACTCAGGCACTGAG TTCATTTCACTGACACGGCCCCTGGACTCCCACCTAGAACATGTGGATTTTAGTTCTCTATTGCACTGTCTCAGTtttgaacagatacttcagatcTTTGCCTCTGCTGTGCTGGAGAGAAAAATCATCTTCCTGGCGGAAGGTCTCAG CACCCTATCTCAGTGCATCCATGCTGCTGCCGCGCTGCTCTACCCCTTCAGCTGGGCGCACACCTACATCCCTGTTGTCCCTGAGAGCCTTCTGGCCACCGTCTGCTGCCCCACCCCCTTCATGGTTGGAGTACAAATGCGCTTCCAGCAGGAGGTCATGGACAGCCCTATGGAAGAG GTCTTGCTGGTCAATCTTTGTGAAGGAACCTTCTTAATGTCG GTTGGTGATGAAAAAGACATCCTGCCACCGAAGCTTCAGGATGGCATCTTAGACTCTCTCGGTCAGGGGATCAATGAGTTAAAGA CTGCAGAACAAATCAACGAGCATGTTTCAGGCCCTTTTGTACAGTTCTTTGTCAAGACTGTGGGTCATTATGCTTCCTATATCAAGCGGGAGGCAAATGGGCAAGGCCACTTCCAAGAACGATCCTTCTGTAAGGCTCTGACCTCCAAGACCAACCGCCGATTTGTGAAGAAGTTTGTGAAGACACAGCTCTTCTCACTTTTCATCCAGGAAGCTGAGAAAAGCAAGAATCCTCCTGCAG GCTATTTCCAACAGAAAATACTTGAATATGAGgaacagaagaaacagaagaagccAAGGGAAAAAACTGTGAAATAA
- the LOC105479222 gene encoding DENN domain-containing protein 2D isoform X2, with translation MEGQVVGRVFRLFRRRAGPPQDNSGEALKEPERAQEHSLPNFAGGQHFFEYLLVVSLKKKRSQDDYEPIITYQFPKRENLLRGQQEEEERLLKAIPLFCFPDGNEWASLTEYPRETFSFVLTNVDGSRKIGYCRRLLPAGPGPRLPKVYCIISCIGCFGLFSKILDEVEKRHQISMAVIYPFMQGLREAAFPAPGKTVTLKSFIPDSGTEFISLTRPLDSHLEHVDFSSLLHCLSFEQILQIFASAVLERKIIFLAEGLSTLSQCIHAAAALLYPFSWAHTYIPVVPESLLATVCCPTPFMVGVQMRFQQEVMDSPMEEVLLVNLCEGTFLMSVGDEKDILPPKLQDGILDSLGQGINELKTAEQINEHVSGPFVQFFVKTVGHYASYIKREANGQGHFQERSFCKALTSKTNRRFVKKFVKTQLFSLFIQEAEKSKNPPAGYFQQKILEYEEQKKQKKPREKTVK, from the exons ATGGAAGGACAAGTGGTAGGCCGGGTGTTCAGGCTCTTCCGACGTCGAGCAG GACCGCCCCAGGACAATTCGGGGGAAGCTTTAAAGGAACCAGAAAGGGCCCAGGAGCACTCTTTGCCCAACTTTGCTGGGGGGCAGCACTTCTTTGAATACCTTCTTGTggtttctctcaaaaaaaagcgTTCACAGGATGATTACGAGCCTATAATCACCTACCAATTTCCCAAG CGGGAGAACCTGCTTCGGGgtcagcaggaggaggaggagcggcTACTCAAAGCTATCCCCTTGTTCTGCTTCCCAGACGGGAATGAGTGGGCATCACTCACCGAGTATCCCAG GGAGACCTTCTCCTTCGTTCTGACCAATGTGGATGGGAGCAGAAAGATTGGATACTGCAGGCGCCTCTTG CCTGCTGGCCCTGGCCCTCGCCTTCCCAAAGTGTACTGCATCATCAGCTGCATCGGCTGCTTCGGCTTGTTCTCCAAG ATCCTGGATGAAGTGGAGAAGAGACATCAGATCTCCATGGCTGTCATCTACCCGTTCATGCAGGGCCTCCGAGAGGCAGCCTTCCCTGCTCCTGGGAAGACTGTCACTCTCAAGAGCTTCATCCCCGACTCAGGCACTGAG TTCATTTCACTGACACGGCCCCTGGACTCCCACCTAGAACATGTGGATTTTAGTTCTCTATTGCACTGTCTCAGTtttgaacagatacttcagatcTTTGCCTCTGCTGTGCTGGAGAGAAAAATCATCTTCCTGGCGGAAGGTCTCAG CACCCTATCTCAGTGCATCCATGCTGCTGCCGCGCTGCTCTACCCCTTCAGCTGGGCGCACACCTACATCCCTGTTGTCCCTGAGAGCCTTCTGGCCACCGTCTGCTGCCCCACCCCCTTCATGGTTGGAGTACAAATGCGCTTCCAGCAGGAGGTCATGGACAGCCCTATGGAAGAG GTCTTGCTGGTCAATCTTTGTGAAGGAACCTTCTTAATGTCG GTTGGTGATGAAAAAGACATCCTGCCACCGAAGCTTCAGGATGGCATCTTAGACTCTCTCGGTCAGGGGATCAATGAGTTAAAGA CTGCAGAACAAATCAACGAGCATGTTTCAGGCCCTTTTGTACAGTTCTTTGTCAAGACTGTGGGTCATTATGCTTCCTATATCAAGCGGGAGGCAAATGGGCAAGGCCACTTCCAAGAACGATCCTTCTGTAAGGCTCTGACCTCCAAGACCAACCGCCGATTTGTGAAGAAGTTTGTGAAGACACAGCTCTTCTCACTTTTCATCCAGGAAGCTGAGAAAAGCAAGAATCCTCCTGCAG GCTATTTCCAACAGAAAATACTTGAATATGAGgaacagaagaaacagaagaagccAAGGGAAAAAACTGTGAAATAA